GGCGGTCCTCCTCGGGCAGCTCGGCGAGAAGGTCGGCGGCGGCTCGGACGAGGATCGCTCCGTCCTTCAGCAGCGCGTTCGAGCCCGCGGCTCCCGGCGCGAGGATCGAACCCGGCACCGCGGCGACGTCCCTCCCGTACCCCGTGGCGCAGCGCGCCGTGATGAGCGAGCCGCTCTTCTCGGCGGCCTCGACGACGCAGACGATCCGCGAGAGGCCCGCGATGAGCCGGTTGCGCACGGGAAAGTGCCACGGCTCGGGCTCGTCGCCCATCGGAAACTCCGAGAGCGCCGTCCCCGTAGAGAGGAGGGTCTCGAGGAGCCCGCGCTGCTCGGCGGGGTAGCAGATGTCGATGCCGCATCCGAACACAGCCACCGTCGGCCCGCCGGCCTCGAGCGCCGCACGGTGCGCGGCCGCGTCCACGCCGCGCGCGAAGCCCGAGACGACGTCGACTCCCGCGCCCGCGAGGCCGCGCGCGAGGACGGCCGCGACGTCCAGCGCCAGGCGCGAGGCGCGGCGCGCCCCGACGAGCGCGATCGCGGGCGCCAGGGGAAGCGGCGCGCCGCGCGCGAAGAGGATCGGAGGCGGATCCGTGATCTCGCGCACAAGTTCGGGGTACTCCCGATCCGTGAAAAAGAGCAGGCGCGCGCCGGAGGCTTCCAGCCGGCGCAGGTCGGCGTCCGTCGCCCCGCGGTCCGGCGCGAGGAGCGGGGCCACGACCTCCTCGGCCTCCCGCGCGATCCGGGCGGCCTCCGCGGGGGACAACGCGAGCACATGAGACGGCGTCTCGACCGCCCCGAGGAGCCTCGAAAGGGCGCGCGCCCGCCG
This Acidobacteriota bacterium DNA region includes the following protein-coding sequences:
- the dprA gene encoding DNA-protecting protein DprA produces the protein MLALSPAEAARIAREAEEVVAPLLAPDRGATDADLRRLEASGARLLFFTDREYPELVREITDPPPILFARGAPLPLAPAIALVGARRASRLALDVAAVLARGLAGAGVDVVSGFARGVDAAAHRAALEAGGPTVAVFGCGIDICYPAEQRGLLETLLSTGTALSEFPMGDEPEPWHFPVRNRLIAGLSRIVCVVEAAEKSGSLITARCATGYGRDVAAVPGSILAPGAAGSNALLKDGAILVRAAADLLAELPEEDRRRLNVAVAARTAASLPDLPPDAAALLGALDPDEPRDSDALIPAAGLDAARFSAALLHLEIEGLATALPGALFVRSRPRS